The Treponema medium genome has a window encoding:
- a CDS encoding CHASE2 domain-containing protein, whose product MKKKIFWPSIVIPCIIGLLCAGAYLFPFWIGVENRLYDFFLGLKSDVKEDSSIVLLDIDDVSIEKVGLYPWPRNTIAKGLEALAQLGAEFAVFDIEYIDKSPMSVDFTYLNGTLKSEFAASFEEIGANVQDIFAALANNQITLPEAGIYGSELVDLIDQSRDTLYRHTKQVAIENDSYLGQAMRLFGSSFITVNMQDDPPSDGSEDLYAIAKERFVYPKLKVNAPLSDGRHSALVPIPEISRMAAGAGFTNVYIDSDGVRRRIRLTDNIGDTVFMQLAFSPLLKKLGAPEVVIDKNLVTLIGAVYDGKEENISIPLDSSGMMLIRWPKKNYQNSFTHVPFYLLIDYAESGEKTASSLRLLRANQGWNLGPGYAPIDTCMQLWDKSEELRRTALESGAVQDKEAWLTAVQTYWDTVKSFFETDYGTSVALLFDEAKQAGNPEDAELYDQVKADFGTLYANAASSYNRHTELETALAGKLKDAFCIIGWSSTGTTDIGVNPFHSEYVNVGTHAAVANTILQRDFLQQAPVWVSALLAIAFSFGIIVVIRRFSTLVQIIAGVVLSLVVLMVNQLIFHFTGIYIFIISPVLALFVSFLTYSMVSFIISEREKSFLRKAFGTYLSGDVINEMIEDPSMLKLGGQKKWITAMFTDVKGFSTISEALDAEQLVKLLNIYLSGMSDIILEQRGTIDKYEGDAIISFFGAPVDYKEHARLACHAAVLMHRKEVELNELFMREGMSPNPLLTRIGINTGDMVVGNMGTERKMDYTIMGNAVNLAARLEGVNKQYGSWLLISDMTKNEIGDEFITRRFDRVRVVGINTPVQLWELVELKGAVDSATLDFLRRFEEAHCVFDRRDWKEAARLFKALREERPDDGPSDAYLRKCEAFIQKPPADNWDGVFSLTQK is encoded by the coding sequence GTGAAGAAAAAAATATTTTGGCCTTCAATTGTTATACCGTGTATTATCGGATTACTGTGTGCAGGAGCTTATCTGTTTCCATTTTGGATAGGCGTTGAAAATCGACTGTATGATTTCTTTTTAGGCTTAAAGTCTGATGTTAAAGAAGATTCTTCTATTGTGCTGCTGGATATCGATGATGTGTCTATCGAAAAAGTCGGCTTATATCCGTGGCCTCGTAATACGATTGCAAAAGGCTTGGAAGCGTTGGCGCAACTTGGCGCCGAATTTGCGGTCTTCGATATTGAGTATATCGATAAAAGTCCGATGAGTGTAGATTTTACCTATTTAAACGGTACGTTAAAGTCCGAGTTTGCCGCTTCTTTTGAAGAGATTGGCGCAAATGTACAGGATATTTTTGCAGCGCTTGCCAATAACCAAATTACACTGCCGGAGGCAGGAATATACGGGAGCGAATTGGTAGATTTAATCGATCAATCGCGCGACACTCTCTACCGGCATACGAAGCAGGTTGCGATAGAGAACGATAGCTATTTAGGACAGGCAATGCGGCTGTTCGGTTCGTCGTTTATTACGGTTAATATGCAGGATGATCCTCCGAGCGATGGTTCAGAAGATTTATATGCCATTGCGAAAGAGCGGTTTGTCTATCCTAAGTTGAAAGTGAATGCCCCCTTATCGGACGGTCGGCACAGCGCTTTAGTACCGATACCGGAAATCAGCCGTATGGCTGCGGGAGCGGGGTTTACTAATGTGTATATCGACAGTGATGGCGTGAGGCGGCGTATCCGGTTGACTGATAATATCGGCGACACGGTGTTTATGCAGCTTGCCTTTTCTCCGTTGTTGAAGAAACTGGGGGCTCCCGAAGTTGTCATCGATAAAAACCTCGTTACGTTGATCGGTGCCGTGTATGACGGTAAAGAAGAAAATATTTCAATACCGCTTGATTCAAGCGGTATGATGTTGATTCGATGGCCGAAAAAAAACTATCAAAACAGCTTTACTCATGTTCCTTTCTATCTGCTGATTGATTATGCCGAAAGCGGAGAAAAAACGGCAAGCAGTTTACGCCTGTTACGGGCAAATCAAGGATGGAACCTCGGCCCCGGCTACGCGCCGATCGATACATGTATGCAGCTATGGGATAAAAGCGAAGAACTGCGCCGTACTGCCTTGGAATCGGGGGCTGTGCAGGATAAGGAAGCTTGGCTTACTGCTGTGCAGACCTATTGGGATACGGTAAAAAGCTTTTTTGAAACAGACTACGGTACGTCGGTAGCGCTTTTGTTCGACGAGGCAAAACAGGCAGGGAATCCTGAAGATGCGGAACTTTACGATCAGGTAAAAGCCGATTTTGGAACGCTCTATGCAAACGCCGCCTCATCGTATAACCGGCATACGGAGCTTGAAACGGCGCTTGCCGGTAAACTTAAAGATGCTTTTTGTATTATTGGGTGGTCAAGTACCGGTACAACCGATATCGGTGTTAACCCCTTTCACAGCGAATATGTGAATGTCGGTACGCACGCTGCGGTCGCCAATACTATTTTGCAGCGTGATTTCTTACAGCAAGCGCCGGTTTGGGTGTCGGCTCTGCTCGCGATTGCGTTTTCTTTCGGTATTATTGTGGTTATCCGCCGGTTCAGCACCCTTGTTCAGATTATTGCAGGAGTTGTGCTGTCCCTCGTCGTGCTGATGGTGAATCAACTCATATTCCACTTTACCGGTATTTATATCTTTATTATCTCACCGGTGCTGGCACTCTTCGTATCGTTCTTAACCTATTCGATGGTGTCGTTCATCATCAGTGAGCGCGAAAAGAGCTTTCTCCGCAAAGCATTCGGCACATACCTTTCCGGCGATGTTATCAATGAGATGATAGAAGATCCTTCTATGCTGAAGCTCGGCGGGCAGAAAAAATGGATTACCGCAATGTTTACCGATGTTAAGGGCTTTTCCACAATAAGTGAAGCGCTCGATGCCGAACAACTGGTTAAGCTGCTGAATATCTATCTTTCCGGTATGAGTGATATTATTTTAGAGCAGCGCGGCACTATCGATAAATACGAAGGGGACGCCATTATATCGTTCTTCGGCGCTCCGGTAGATTATAAAGAACATGCCCGCCTCGCCTGTCATGCCGCAGTGCTGATGCACCGTAAAGAGGTTGAACTGAACGAACTTTTTATGCGTGAAGGGATGAGTCCTAATCCGCTTTTAACCCGTATCGGGATTAACACCGGCGATATGGTTGTCGGGAACATGGGTACCGAACGGAAGATGGACTATACGATTATGGGTAACGCCGTCAACCTTGCCGCCCGTTTGGAAGGGGTAAACAAACAGTACGGTTCATGGCTTTTGATTTCCGATATGACGAAAAACGAAATCGGCGACGAATTTATTACCCGCCGGTTCGACCGTGTGCGCGTCGTCGGTATTAATACACCGGTGCAGCTATGGGAGCTGGTAGAACTGAAGGGAGCCGTCGATTCGGCGACGCTCGACTTTTTACGCCGTTTTGAAGAGGCTCATTGTGTGTTTGACCGGCGGGATTGGAAAGAAGCAGCTCGCCTTTTTAAAGCGCTCCGCGAAGAGCGACCGGATGATGGTCCCTCCGATGCCTATCTGCGTAAATGCGAGGCCTTTATCCAAAAGCCCCCTGCGGACAACTGGGACGGTGTATTCAGCCTTACGCAAAAATAG
- a CDS encoding amino acid ABC transporter ATP-binding/permease protein: MNTPKRRSALSIMGSLITLVRPLLPVMLIAITAGVLGFLCAIFITILGGEAVIAAIYDKVPIAIGKPFFGLSLKQIAITVIILAVLRGALRYGEQYCNHYIAFKLLAIIRHKVFSALRKLAPAKLEGKDKGNLISLITTDIELLEVFYAHTISPIVIAALTSLCMLIFLGSRSLIAVPVALAGYITIGVIIPLRNGKRTSEQGLAFRTEFGNLNSFVLESLRGLEEIIQYGAGERIRTELRRRSESLGQNGEYLSVQEARQRISTNTAILFFTFAQLFLSIIFFRQGSIDFAAAVGITLGMSASFGPVLALAQLSNNLHQTLASGDRILSLLEEQPLVEEIPADGKPRSFEGAAADHVDFSYGNEQILYDYSAVIQKDTITGIHGASGSGKSTLLKLLMRFWEVQKGAIRISGEDIKTVPTGALRAMESCVTQESQLFKGTIADNIKIGKLEASEEEVITAAQKASIHDFITTLPDGYNTPVGELGDTLSGGEKQRIGLARAFLHDSPFLLLDEPTSNLDALNERIILKSLKESGAGKTVVLVSHRKSTLNIADTVINTH, from the coding sequence ATGAATACACCGAAACGCAGAAGCGCCCTTTCTATTATGGGTTCGTTGATCACCCTTGTTCGTCCGCTGCTCCCCGTTATGCTGATTGCGATTACCGCAGGAGTGCTCGGATTTTTATGCGCAATCTTTATCACCATTCTCGGAGGCGAAGCTGTTATCGCTGCGATTTATGACAAAGTACCGATCGCGATCGGAAAGCCGTTCTTCGGATTAAGCCTTAAACAGATTGCTATAACGGTCATCATTCTTGCGGTTCTGCGGGGAGCGCTCCGCTACGGGGAACAATACTGCAATCATTATATCGCGTTTAAGCTCTTGGCAATTATCCGGCATAAGGTGTTCAGTGCTTTACGGAAGCTGGCTCCGGCAAAACTTGAAGGGAAAGATAAGGGAAATCTGATTTCGCTGATTACCACCGACATCGAACTATTGGAAGTATTTTATGCCCATACCATTTCCCCTATCGTTATCGCAGCGCTGACATCCCTGTGTATGCTGATCTTTCTCGGCAGCCGCAGCCTCATTGCGGTACCGGTCGCACTTGCAGGGTATATTACAATCGGCGTGATTATTCCCCTGCGCAACGGCAAGCGAACAAGCGAACAGGGACTTGCTTTTAGAACCGAGTTCGGAAATTTGAACAGCTTTGTCCTTGAGTCCCTGCGCGGCTTGGAAGAAATTATCCAATACGGAGCGGGGGAACGTATCCGTACCGAGCTTCGGCGGCGGTCGGAAAGTCTTGGACAAAACGGGGAATATTTAAGCGTACAGGAAGCACGGCAGCGTATTTCAACGAATACGGCAATCCTCTTTTTTACCTTTGCGCAGCTTTTTCTTTCTATTATATTCTTCCGGCAAGGAAGCATCGACTTTGCAGCCGCCGTAGGAATAACACTCGGCATGAGTGCCTCTTTCGGCCCCGTGCTGGCCCTTGCGCAACTTTCCAATAATTTACATCAAACGCTCGCAAGCGGCGACCGTATCCTCAGTCTGCTGGAAGAGCAGCCGCTTGTAGAAGAAATTCCCGCCGACGGCAAACCTCGCTCGTTTGAAGGTGCTGCGGCAGATCATGTTGATTTCAGCTACGGCAACGAACAGATATTGTATGATTACAGCGCGGTGATTCAAAAAGATACGATTACCGGCATACACGGCGCAAGCGGATCGGGTAAGTCTACCTTGCTTAAACTTCTGATGCGGTTTTGGGAAGTGCAAAAAGGCGCGATACGCATCTCCGGAGAGGACATAAAAACCGTCCCGACCGGAGCATTGCGGGCGATGGAATCCTGCGTTACGCAGGAAAGTCAGCTCTTCAAAGGCACTATTGCTGACAATATCAAAATCGGTAAGCTGGAGGCCTCGGAGGAAGAAGTCATCACGGCGGCACAAAAAGCTTCCATCCACGATTTTATTACCACCCTTCCCGATGGCTATAATACGCCGGTCGGGGAACTCGGCGACACCCTATCGGGCGGAGAAAAGCAGCGTATCGGACTTGCCCGTGCATTTTTGCACGATTCGCCGTTCCTTCTCCTCGATGAGCCGACCAGTAATTTGGATGCCCTTAACGAGCGTATCATCCTTAAATCGCTGAAGGAATCCGGCGCCGGAAAGACGGTTGTGCTCGTTTCGCACCGTAAGTCAACGCTGAATATCGCCGACACAGTTATCAATACACATTAA
- the amrB gene encoding AmmeMemoRadiSam system protein B translates to MKLGWGGRIPAYIAAFLFVACSSVSGITGDSGEAVSNGVAQVGYQYRNDVGMWKHLYSFSTAFLIPDAVPASIMIPHHDIAIPQQNAFYKALGRKIQPSVVVVIGPDHFEGGTNTISLPHNTIFTAPGGNVAVDEALISRLCNDTALSADVSLNTTMWIKDHAIFSQVPFIKKYFPDAKIMPMLLKQCAGERKFAVFEALGKWLAQNLPPDALVVASVDCSHYQIPRMTNLHDCVTRDIIQNNENPLFIEVDSPETMICLRAYNATHNSDTPVLIHRTSTYDFIPDENVMSTSHQYWAFYPSGNEARIADFRKAVKATSQRAEYTDYAKTKNLTILIGGSGDIGAGIRDYWVWDRYATATDKAEQLLRNAAGNEARFLSGFDALIFDVPNGERYRQSKHGTCLVINSTSSEMLEREIPLTPKMQNKVSILVVICSAQHPFHLERFKQKLFTEYAYDVVVARYNSGEADSVAYLHNDDGSLKAINLGICAADAAIPIQGTLLAINWYAGQRSVHRFDYAANDGIIPAMYQFDIDAIMSTP, encoded by the coding sequence ATGAAATTAGGATGGGGAGGCAGAATACCAGCGTACATCGCGGCATTTTTGTTTGTTGCTTGTTCGTCGGTTTCCGGCATAACCGGAGATAGCGGGGAAGCCGTTTCCAATGGAGTGGCACAAGTCGGCTATCAATACCGCAATGATGTAGGAATGTGGAAGCACCTCTATTCTTTTTCTACTGCATTTTTAATTCCTGATGCAGTTCCTGCTTCCATAATGATACCCCATCATGACATCGCAATACCACAACAAAATGCGTTCTATAAAGCGCTTGGCAGAAAAATACAACCGTCGGTTGTAGTGGTTATCGGACCTGACCATTTTGAAGGCGGAACCAATACGATTTCATTACCACACAATACTATTTTTACTGCTCCGGGAGGGAACGTTGCCGTTGATGAAGCCCTGATCTCAAGACTTTGTAACGATACGGCACTTTCAGCTGATGTAAGCCTTAACACAACAATGTGGATAAAGGATCATGCGATATTCAGCCAAGTGCCGTTTATTAAAAAATATTTCCCTGACGCGAAAATAATGCCAATGCTTTTAAAGCAATGCGCAGGAGAAAGAAAGTTTGCGGTATTCGAAGCGCTGGGTAAGTGGCTTGCTCAAAATCTTCCCCCTGACGCACTCGTCGTTGCATCGGTTGACTGTTCGCACTATCAAATCCCGCGAATGACCAATCTGCATGATTGCGTAACCCGGGATATCATTCAAAACAATGAAAATCCGCTCTTTATTGAAGTAGACAGTCCCGAAACGATGATTTGCTTGAGAGCGTACAATGCGACGCACAATTCCGACACACCGGTGTTAATTCATCGCACGTCAACCTATGACTTCATACCGGACGAAAATGTTATGTCAACTTCGCACCAATATTGGGCATTTTACCCGAGTGGAAACGAAGCGCGCATTGCAGATTTTCGCAAAGCGGTAAAAGCAACGTCCCAGCGTGCAGAATATACCGATTATGCAAAAACAAAAAACCTCACTATTCTTATCGGCGGCAGCGGGGATATCGGCGCAGGTATTCGGGACTACTGGGTGTGGGACAGGTATGCAACTGCAACCGATAAGGCGGAACAGCTGTTGCGTAACGCAGCCGGAAATGAAGCGCGCTTTTTATCTGGCTTTGATGCTCTCATTTTTGATGTACCCAACGGTGAACGATACAGGCAAAGTAAACACGGCACCTGTCTGGTTATCAACAGCACAAGCAGTGAGATGCTTGAACGGGAAATTCCGCTAACGCCGAAAATGCAAAACAAGGTATCGATTCTCGTGGTGATTTGTTCGGCACAGCATCCGTTCCATCTTGAACGTTTTAAACAAAAGCTTTTTACCGAATACGCCTATGATGTGGTTGTTGCTCGGTATAATTCAGGTGAGGCGGATTCCGTTGCATATCTGCATAACGACGACGGCTCCCTTAAAGCAATAAATCTCGGTATTTGTGCCGCCGATGCTGCTATCCCGATACAGGGTACGTTACTGGCGATTAACTGGTATGCAGGGCAGCGTTCAGTACACCGGTTTGACTATGCAGCAAATGATGGAATCATCCCCGCAATGTATCAGTTTGACATCGACGCTATAATGTCGACCCCTTAG
- a CDS encoding FecR family protein: MKRYLGIFLLCTAGIFSAAAATQTATVTEVAGKVECKLPGNDWKTAKVGDTLPAGSFISTGFKSTAIIKTESATLTVKPVTRLSLEELIKSEGTTKTQMFLMAGRVKAEVTPKEGEKAEFKVKSPTATASVRGTGFEFDGQNLLVDHGAVQFESGSGIGIPKMVASGEFSTISRMGTVTTPVAVATNSSDNQLQAAQAASVRTESGVKSSNGNRYTNNENQQTKPVVEEERNGSVTIGIGWDD; this comes from the coding sequence ATGAAAAGATATCTAGGAATTTTCCTACTCTGCACAGCAGGAATTTTTTCGGCTGCTGCAGCTACCCAGACGGCTACAGTTACCGAAGTTGCCGGAAAAGTTGAATGCAAGCTCCCCGGAAATGATTGGAAAACTGCAAAAGTAGGTGATACTTTACCAGCGGGTTCTTTTATCTCTACCGGCTTTAAGAGTACCGCCATTATCAAAACGGAATCGGCAACGTTGACGGTAAAACCCGTTACCCGATTATCGCTTGAAGAGCTGATAAAATCCGAAGGGACAACGAAAACGCAAATGTTTTTAATGGCCGGACGGGTTAAGGCGGAAGTTACACCAAAAGAAGGTGAAAAAGCGGAATTTAAGGTTAAAAGCCCGACAGCAACCGCTTCCGTACGCGGTACCGGATTTGAATTCGACGGACAGAACTTACTTGTAGACCACGGAGCCGTTCAATTTGAATCGGGTTCCGGTATTGGGATACCGAAAATGGTTGCCTCCGGCGAATTCAGTACCATAAGTCGAATGGGTACGGTAACTACCCCTGTGGCTGTCGCAACCAACTCTTCGGATAACCAGTTACAAGCAGCTCAAGCCGCTTCTGTCCGTACCGAATCCGGTGTGAAGTCAAGCAACGGCAATAGATATACCAATAATGAAAACCAGCAAACTAAACCCGTAGTCGAAGAAGAACGCAACGGATCCGTCACGATCGGAATTGGCTGGGATGACTAA
- a CDS encoding O-acetyl-ADP-ribose deacetylase — protein sequence MDIKIICADITTLKVDVIVNAANTSLLGGGGVDGAIHRAAGSELLEECRALKGCKTGQAKITRGYKLPAEYVIHTPGPIYQDGKHGEPELLASCYRNSLILATDFHCKTIAFPCISAGVYGYPMEEAAVIALSTVYTYLTETKTDMTVYHVCFNKQTENIYRMLLSKLDKNC from the coding sequence ATGGATATCAAAATCATCTGTGCGGATATAACTACACTTAAAGTAGATGTAATCGTCAATGCAGCAAATACATCCCTGCTCGGCGGCGGAGGCGTTGACGGAGCTATCCATCGTGCTGCCGGTTCTGAATTGCTGGAAGAATGCCGTGCACTCAAGGGCTGTAAAACAGGACAGGCAAAAATTACACGCGGATATAAGCTCCCTGCAGAATACGTCATCCATACGCCCGGACCGATATATCAAGACGGCAAACACGGGGAACCGGAACTGCTCGCAAGCTGCTACCGCAACTCGCTCATCCTCGCTACCGATTTTCATTGCAAAACAATTGCATTTCCCTGTATCAGTGCAGGCGTATACGGCTATCCTATGGAAGAGGCGGCAGTAATAGCTCTTTCCACCGTTTATACCTACTTAACGGAAACAAAGACAGATATGACCGTCTATCATGTCTGTTTTAATAAGCAGACGGAAAACATTTATCGGATGCTATTGTCAAAACTAGATAAAAATTGCTAA
- a CDS encoding diphosphate--fructose-6-phosphate 1-phosphotransferase has translation MTVSQLHKARYTYTPRFPAILDEPIESIAMQKGQETTSMAHAEEIKPLFPHTYGKPVIHFVKGTAHIDKKPLRVGTILSGGQAPGGHNVIAGLYDGLKKANPGSKLFGFLGGPEGLIIGNAIEISGEIVDRYRNTGGFDMIGSGRAKIETPEQVAGVIATVKRMELDAVVIIGGDDSNTNAAILSEYFLQHGIATQIIGVPKTIDGDLKYDMLETSFGFDTATKIYSDLIGNIARDANSAKKYWHFIKLMGRFASHIALECALRTQPNICLISEEVAEKKMTLKQITDIIADAVVKRANRKENFGVVLIPEGVIEFIPEMKQLIKELNAAMAQYPDAFNTLETFKQQRTWVEQHINPESAALFASMPEDIAAEFLTDRDPHGNLQVSRIETEHLLIGLVKKRLTELKKEGIYTGKFSAQAHFFGYEGRAEFPSNFDADYCYALGRTIFLLIANGLTGYIASVYNLTAPPIEWKPCGIPLTKLMDMELRSGEKKPVIKKTVIDLNGKPFKTFAAQRDRWAVETAYIFPGPVQYFGPPELCDIPSKTLLLEHEKRQQS, from the coding sequence ATGACCGTATCTCAGTTACACAAAGCGCGGTATACATATACGCCGCGTTTCCCCGCTATTCTCGATGAACCGATTGAATCGATTGCAATGCAAAAAGGACAAGAGACAACGTCCATGGCACATGCAGAGGAGATAAAACCGCTATTTCCGCACACGTATGGCAAGCCGGTTATTCATTTTGTCAAAGGAACAGCACACATCGACAAAAAACCGCTCCGGGTCGGAACAATTTTATCGGGTGGACAAGCGCCGGGTGGACATAACGTCATAGCAGGCTTATACGACGGTCTAAAAAAGGCAAACCCCGGCTCCAAGTTATTCGGTTTTTTAGGTGGGCCGGAAGGATTGATTATCGGAAACGCTATCGAAATATCCGGGGAGATTGTCGATCGATACCGGAACACCGGCGGCTTTGATATGATCGGTTCGGGGCGTGCAAAAATCGAAACACCCGAGCAAGTTGCCGGAGTGATAGCAACGGTAAAGCGGATGGAGCTTGATGCAGTGGTCATTATCGGCGGCGATGATTCAAACACGAATGCAGCCATATTATCAGAATATTTTTTGCAACACGGCATTGCAACGCAGATTATCGGTGTTCCTAAAACCATCGATGGTGACTTAAAATACGATATGCTGGAAACTTCTTTCGGGTTTGACACCGCAACCAAGATATATTCCGATCTTATCGGCAACATCGCCCGCGATGCAAATTCCGCAAAAAAATATTGGCACTTTATCAAACTGATGGGTCGATTTGCCAGCCATATCGCCTTGGAATGTGCGCTCCGTACCCAGCCAAATATCTGCCTGATTTCCGAAGAAGTTGCCGAAAAAAAAATGACCCTCAAACAGATCACCGATATAATCGCCGATGCAGTGGTAAAGCGTGCAAACCGTAAGGAGAACTTCGGTGTCGTGCTTATTCCCGAAGGCGTTATCGAATTTATCCCCGAGATGAAGCAGCTCATCAAAGAACTCAACGCAGCAATGGCGCAATATCCCGATGCATTTAACACACTTGAAACCTTTAAACAACAAAGAACGTGGGTAGAGCAGCACATCAATCCCGAATCAGCCGCCTTGTTTGCCTCTATGCCGGAGGACATTGCCGCAGAATTTTTAACCGATCGAGACCCGCACGGAAATCTGCAAGTGTCGCGGATAGAAACAGAGCACTTGCTGATTGGCTTAGTAAAAAAACGGCTTACCGAGTTGAAAAAAGAAGGAATCTATACAGGGAAGTTCAGTGCGCAGGCTCATTTCTTTGGATATGAAGGGCGGGCGGAATTTCCTTCAAACTTCGATGCGGATTATTGCTATGCACTCGGCAGAACGATCTTTTTGCTGATTGCGAACGGACTGACCGGCTATATAGCATCGGTATACAACCTTACAGCCCCACCCATCGAATGGAAGCCCTGTGGTATTCCGTTAACCAAATTGATGGATATGGAATTGCGGTCGGGAGAGAAGAAGCCGGTTATCAAAAAAACGGTTATCGACTTGAACGGCAAACCTTTCAAAACATTCGCAGCGCAGCGAGATCGGTGGGCGGTAGAAACGGCCTATATTTTTCCCGGCCCCGTGCAGTATTTCGGACCGCCTGAGCTTTGCGACATTCCCTCCAAAACTTTACTTTTGGAGCATGAAAAACGACAACAATCTTAA
- a CDS encoding bifunctional folylpolyglutamate synthase/dihydrofolate synthase yields the protein MNEAYNTDSIPIAHQENLNDFYRWLDGFINFEKRPHKKNFSLEVIRYYATLFSNPQTTYKCIHIAGSKGKGSVAVMLSALLTETGYKTGLYTSPHVNDFRERITENGRFFSDLAYLEAFRAVQESVMPHIDKETEPQPSWFELVTLTAFVLFRQERLDWAVFETGMGGRLDATNIIQPEITILTPIELEHCEYLGHTIPLIAAEKAGIIKAGVPVFCSRQQPSALEVFKERAAALNAPFFYLPDFIETIEHRLTPQGREVTICFSADHPVGALFKRPLHAILPLFTPVQAENAALAAAAFKYRFPDMPEDLIESGLSKAWLPARFQLLSTKPLIVLDGAHTHNSIQTCADTFFSLLSDGSGASIPYNDSTSVHSGTPPVSGTISAYSDTQSIPDAPPNAKPILVFACAADKDPAGFAPIFYGNIAHLYLTVPGSFKKGNLEKTVIAFTQVFENENSVVMEASEDFNAVLKKAFTQSITENRPLLITGSFYLAAEAQRVYSAEGFQDRETQG from the coding sequence ATGAACGAAGCATATAATACCGATTCAATACCCATAGCTCATCAAGAAAATCTGAACGATTTTTACCGATGGCTTGACGGTTTTATTAACTTTGAAAAACGACCGCATAAAAAAAACTTTTCGCTTGAGGTTATCAGATACTATGCAACGCTCTTTTCCAACCCGCAAACAACGTATAAATGCATACACATTGCCGGTTCAAAGGGAAAGGGTTCCGTTGCGGTGATGCTTTCAGCCTTACTCACCGAAACCGGTTATAAGACCGGCCTCTACACCTCTCCACATGTAAACGACTTCCGCGAGCGGATAACGGAAAACGGTCGTTTTTTCAGTGATTTAGCCTACCTTGAAGCATTCCGTGCCGTACAGGAGAGCGTTATGCCGCATATCGATAAAGAGACGGAACCCCAACCGAGCTGGTTCGAGCTGGTAACACTTACGGCCTTTGTACTGTTCCGGCAAGAGCGGCTCGACTGGGCGGTGTTTGAAACCGGCATGGGGGGCAGGCTTGACGCTACCAATATCATACAGCCGGAAATAACCATACTGACACCGATCGAGCTTGAACACTGTGAATATCTCGGTCATACCATTCCGCTCATTGCGGCAGAAAAAGCGGGAATCATTAAAGCGGGTGTTCCCGTTTTTTGCTCACGTCAACAACCTTCCGCGCTTGAAGTATTCAAAGAACGGGCGGCGGCACTCAATGCTCCGTTTTTTTATCTACCCGATTTTATCGAAACGATTGAACACCGGCTGACACCGCAAGGCCGCGAAGTTACCATCTGCTTTTCAGCTGACCATCCGGTAGGAGCGCTCTTTAAACGTCCGCTGCACGCAATACTCCCGCTTTTTACGCCCGTACAGGCGGAGAACGCTGCGCTCGCCGCCGCCGCTTTTAAATACCGCTTTCCCGATATGCCGGAAGACTTAATCGAAAGCGGGCTTTCAAAGGCATGGCTCCCCGCGCGCTTCCAGCTTTTAAGTACGAAGCCGCTGATTGTCCTCGACGGCGCACATACGCATAACAGCATCCAAACCTGTGCAGACACGTTTTTTTCTCTCCTCAGCGATGGATCCGGCGCTTCGATTCCCTATAACGACAGTACATCCGTACATTCCGGTACTCCGCCCGTCTCCGGTACTATATCCGCATACTCTGATACTCAGTCCATACCCGATGCGCCACCGAACGCCAAGCCGATACTGGTGTTTGCCTGCGCGGCCGATAAAGACCCCGCCGGTTTTGCGCCGATATTCTACGGCAACATTGCGCACCTCTACCTCACCGTGCCGGGCTCGTTTAAAAAGGGCAATTTAGAAAAAACCGTCATCGCATTTACGCAGGTTTTCGAAAATGAGAACAGTGTTGTAATGGAAGCAAGTGAAGATTTTAACGCAGTATTAAAGAAGGCCTTTACCCAAAGCATTACCGAAAATCGGCCGCTGTTGATTACGGGTTCATTCTATCTGGCGGCGGAAGCGCAACGAGTATATTCCGCTGAGGGTTTTCAGGATCGGGAAACTCAAGGCTGA